Part of the Mycobacteriales bacterium genome is shown below.
GCTCGGCTTCGAGGTCGAGGAGGCCGGGCACGGGCAGGAGGCGATCGACCTGCTCACGACCGGGGAGGCCCTTCCGGACGTGTGCCTGGTGGACTGGAACATGCCGGTCATGAACGGTCTGGAGTTCGTCAGCGCCGTGCGCCGGACAAAGGAGTGGCGGCAGATCACCCTCATGATGGTGACCACGGAGAGCGAGCACTCCCAGGTCGTCCGGGCGCTGGCCGCCGGCGCGCACGAGTACGTCATCAAGCCGTTCACCGGCGACGCGATCGTGGACAAGCTCAACCTGCTCGGGCTGGTCGACGCCTGACATGTCCCGCATCCACGTGCTCGTCGTGGACGACTCGGTGGTGGTCCGCCGGTTCCTCAGCGACGTGCTGAGCGCAGATCCCGAGCTCGCGATCGCCGGTACCGCGGCGTCCGGGCGGATCGCGCTCGCCAAGATTCCCCAGGTGGCGCCCGACCTCGTCGTGCTCGACCTGGAGATGCCCGACCTCGACGGTCTGGCCACCCTGCGGGAGATCCGCCGGCTCTACCCGAGGCTGCCGGTCGTGATGTTCGGCAGCATCACCGACGGCAGCGCGGCCGTCAGCCTCGAGGCGCTGGCCCTGGGCCCCACCGAGTTCGTGGCCAAGCCGGCCAACGTCGACAGCCTCCATCGCGGGGTGGAGCAGGTCTCCAGCGAGCTGGTCGTCAAGATCAAGGGACTGTGCGCGAGACTGCGCCCCCTGACCACCCGCCCACGACCGCTGCCCGATCCGGCAGTGGTGTCCCGGATCCGACCCCCGGCTCCGCGACCCGCCTTCGGCGGTATCGGCATCGTGGCCATCGGTGCCTCGACCGGCGGCCCCGATGCGCTGGCCGAGCTGCTCCCCGCGTTGCCGGCCGACTTCCCGGTGCCCATCGTCGTCGTCCAGCACATGCCGCCGGTGTTCACCACCCGCTTCGCCCGCCGACTCGACGCAGCCTGCGCCCTCAGCGTCCGCGAGGCGCAGACGGCCGACCTCGTCCTGCCAGGCCGGGTCCTGCTGGCGCCGGGGGACTACCACATGCGGCTGCGCCGGGACGACGACACCGTGCGGGTCGTTCTGGACCAAGCGGCGCCCGAGAGCTTCTGCCGACCCGCGGTGGACCCGCTGCTGCGCTCCGCCGCCGAGGTCTACGGCGGCAGGACCCTCGGCGTGGTCCTGACCGGCATGGGCCAGGACGGCATGCGCGGCTGCGAGCGGCTACGCGGCCTGGGCGCCACGATCCTGGCGCAGGACGAGAAGACCTCGGTCGTGTGGGGGATGCCGGGCGCTGTCGCCGGCGCCGGGCTCGCCTCGCGGGTCCTGCCGCTGGAGGCACTCGCCGGCGAGATCCTCAGGCTGGTGCTCGGCCGCGCCGACGCCGCCGTCCGGGCGGGTGCCACATGAGCCTGGCCGCGGAGGACTTCCGCTACATCAGCGACCTGGTGCACCGGCACTCGGCGATCGTGCTCGAGCCGGGCAAGGAGTACCTCGTCGAGTCCCGGCTGACTCCTGTCCTGCGGGACGAGGGCAGCGGAAGCATCGCGCACCTGGTCCAGCGGCTGCAGTCCCGCCGGGAACCCACCTTGACCACCAAGGTGGTGGAGGCGATGACGACCAACGAGACGTCGTGGTTCCGGGACCAGCACCCGTTCGACCTGTTCGCGGGGCACCTGCTGGACACGCTGCAGAGCACCCGGAACGCCGAGCGCAGCATCGACGTGTGGTGCGCGGCCGCCTCGACGGGCCAGGAGCCCTACAGCCTGGCGATGCTGCTGCAGGACTGGTTGCTCGCCCACCCGGGGTGGCGCGGCCGGATCGTCGCCACCGATCTCGACGAGCAGGTGCTCACCCGGGCGCGCACCGGCCGTTACTCCCAGCTCGAGGTCAACCGGGGTCTGCCCGTGCAGCGGCTGGTCCGGCACTTCTCCCGGGCCGGGACCGAGTGGGAGCTCGACGAGGGCCTGCGCCGGATGGTGGAGTTCC
Proteins encoded:
- a CDS encoding response regulator, with the translated sequence MRALVIDDSRAMRSILRRTLAELGFEVEEAGHGQEAIDLLTTGEALPDVCLVDWNMPVMNGLEFVSAVRRTKEWRQITLMMVTTESEHSQVVRALAAGAHEYVIKPFTGDAIVDKLNLLGLVDA
- a CDS encoding chemotaxis response regulator protein-glutamate methylesterase; amino-acid sequence: MSRIHVLVVDDSVVVRRFLSDVLSADPELAIAGTAASGRIALAKIPQVAPDLVVLDLEMPDLDGLATLREIRRLYPRLPVVMFGSITDGSAAVSLEALALGPTEFVAKPANVDSLHRGVEQVSSELVVKIKGLCARLRPLTTRPRPLPDPAVVSRIRPPAPRPAFGGIGIVAIGASTGGPDALAELLPALPADFPVPIVVVQHMPPVFTTRFARRLDAACALSVREAQTADLVLPGRVLLAPGDYHMRLRRDDDTVRVVLDQAAPESFCRPAVDPLLRSAAEVYGGRTLGVVLTGMGQDGMRGCERLRGLGATILAQDEKTSVVWGMPGAVAGAGLASRVLPLEALAGEILRLVLGRADAAVRAGAT
- a CDS encoding protein-glutamate O-methyltransferase CheR; this encodes MSLAAEDFRYISDLVHRHSAIVLEPGKEYLVESRLTPVLRDEGSGSIAHLVQRLQSRREPTLTTKVVEAMTTNETSWFRDQHPFDLFAGHLLDTLQSTRNAERSIDVWCAAASTGQEPYSLAMLLQDWLLAHPGWRGRIVATDLDEQVLTRARTGRYSQLEVNRGLPVQRLVRHFSRAGTEWELDEGLRRMVEFRQLNLATPFPPTTGTYDVVFCRNVLIYFDLATKRAILGRLKQVLRPGGFLVLGGAETTLNIDEDFERVQIERATCYRVRSGKARS